The following coding sequences are from one Treponema parvum window:
- a CDS encoding CHASE2 domain-containing protein → MSKRKNSSNFKSPDIIVALCTIIVIGFLTLINVFEKIEYRLYDVMLKFKPAPQMQDKMMLVNIDDESLEQMGAWPWTRDVLADALIRMRELGAYSATFDIEYLSPSQMGINPSITTTIPENFSENRKELLSLIYELSDSVSKGKISLKELPDMTDMLVNEYIDPQLETLERSVTEGVFRDNDDYFSKAIRFFGNTWLTINAREVLIQVDEKLKDFAKERFLLSDVTDPDGLIAAGNKYQEKEDDQKAGFSPALYEFLKNARGAGFTNVVVDSDGSRRRVELLQERDGKYIAQLLFAPMLNMLDTQSLVRTKRHLIIKNALLPGETKRRDIKIPLDKHGRMLINWVKQLFNERDGHTGELVYFKGEPVYFLKYLDDLEKSFTNNLRTLLDSPLRYENGKYLDYYDGAKYLLQTYSELEHLKAEIFNETTDASGKELTAEDSLADPRIEQLFEGRRIFFEECGQLFDGSYEKQIIDFLESYRTEKTSEAIDQNIDWFKNTFEVLKTDYDEYQLTFKLKKEKYNGAFCLIGNSASGTTDLGVTPFERLFPNVGTHANIFNTIMTGQMITPFSWGYGFAISAVLLIIIIFASRKAKAFMQSLIGIGGCIIFPLISFSMFSLKLYYIPVLAPTLVMTAGYIAITIQRFLLSEKDKRFLRNAFSTYLSESVVNEIVNDPSKLTLGGEEKNLTAIFTDIKGFSTISERVTPTQLVSFLNKYLTLFSDIILEHQGTIDKYEGDAIVGFFGAPISFEDHAWRACYSAIRMKQAEKIFNKEMTEAGIISSEINTRIGINTGAMVVGNMGTDKKMNYTMMGNAVNLAARLEGVNKVYHTWILVSESTWDAANSGENSGKMIARRLDKVRVIGINTPVQLYNIVGFTEELSKEEIDSVEIFHKGLDLYLAKDFANAKKFFDEADTMFPQDEVSKIFSERCEEKIKTGVPDNWDGVMSMTSK, encoded by the coding sequence ATGAGTAAACGCAAGAATAGTTCAAATTTTAAATCACCTGATATCATCGTCGCACTTTGTACAATAATAGTAATAGGCTTTTTGACCCTTATCAACGTATTTGAAAAGATCGAATACAGACTTTACGACGTTATGCTTAAATTCAAGCCCGCGCCGCAAATGCAGGACAAGATGATGCTTGTAAACATTGACGACGAATCGCTTGAACAGATGGGCGCATGGCCGTGGACACGCGACGTTCTTGCAGACGCGCTTATAAGAATGAGGGAACTCGGAGCTTACAGCGCAACGTTCGATATCGAATATCTTTCTCCGTCTCAGATGGGAATAAATCCTTCCATAACTACGACTATACCTGAAAATTTTTCCGAAAACCGAAAAGAGCTTTTGTCGCTCATATACGAACTGTCCGATTCCGTTTCTAAGGGGAAAATTTCATTAAAGGAACTCCCCGATATGACGGACATGCTCGTAAACGAATACATAGATCCCCAACTTGAAACGCTTGAAAGGTCGGTCACGGAAGGCGTGTTCCGCGACAACGACGATTATTTTTCCAAAGCGATCCGCTTTTTCGGCAATACGTGGCTTACGATCAACGCGCGAGAAGTGCTTATACAAGTGGATGAAAAGTTGAAAGATTTTGCAAAGGAGCGCTTTCTGCTTTCGGACGTTACGGATCCTGACGGGCTCATAGCCGCAGGGAATAAATATCAGGAAAAAGAAGACGACCAAAAAGCGGGGTTTTCACCCGCTCTGTATGAATTTCTTAAAAACGCCCGCGGAGCAGGTTTTACTAACGTCGTCGTAGACTCCGACGGTTCGAGACGGCGGGTGGAATTGTTGCAGGAAAGAGACGGCAAATACATCGCCCAGCTTCTATTCGCTCCTATGCTCAACATGCTCGACACTCAGAGCCTTGTGCGCACAAAAAGGCATCTGATAATAAAAAACGCTCTTTTACCCGGAGAAACAAAACGGCGCGACATAAAGATTCCCTTGGACAAACACGGCCGCATGCTCATAAACTGGGTAAAGCAGCTTTTTAACGAAAGAGACGGCCACACAGGCGAGCTGGTATATTTTAAAGGCGAACCTGTATATTTTTTGAAATACCTTGACGACTTGGAAAAAAGCTTTACGAACAACCTCCGCACCCTTCTGGATTCTCCCCTTCGCTATGAAAACGGAAAATATTTGGACTATTACGACGGCGCAAAATATCTTTTACAGACATATTCGGAACTTGAACATCTAAAGGCTGAAATCTTTAACGAAACCACAGACGCTTCCGGAAAAGAGCTTACCGCCGAAGATTCTTTAGCCGATCCGAGAATTGAACAGCTTTTTGAAGGACGCAGAATTTTCTTTGAAGAATGCGGACAGTTATTCGACGGCTCATATGAAAAACAGATAATCGACTTTCTTGAAAGCTACCGGACTGAAAAAACAAGCGAAGCGATCGATCAAAACATAGACTGGTTCAAAAACACTTTTGAAGTTTTAAAAACCGATTACGACGAATATCAGCTTACGTTCAAACTTAAAAAAGAAAAATACAACGGAGCTTTTTGTCTCATAGGAAATTCGGCTTCGGGCACTACGGATCTCGGCGTTACGCCGTTCGAGCGGCTGTTCCCGAACGTAGGCACGCACGCAAACATATTCAATACGATAATGACCGGCCAGATGATAACGCCTTTCAGCTGGGGCTACGGATTTGCAATATCGGCGGTCTTGCTTATCATAATAATATTTGCAAGCCGCAAAGCGAAGGCTTTTATGCAGAGCCTCATAGGCATAGGCGGATGCATTATTTTTCCGCTTATCAGTTTTTCAATGTTTTCGTTAAAACTGTATTACATTCCCGTGCTCGCTCCGACTTTGGTCATGACAGCAGGGTACATAGCCATAACCATACAGCGATTTTTGCTTTCAGAAAAAGACAAGCGTTTTTTGCGCAATGCGTTTTCAACCTATCTGTCTGAAAGCGTCGTAAACGAAATCGTAAACGATCCTTCAAAGCTCACCCTCGGCGGCGAAGAAAAAAATCTTACCGCGATTTTTACGGACATAAAGGGTTTTTCTACCATTTCCGAACGGGTAACGCCGACCCAGCTTGTTTCGTTTCTAAACAAATATCTTACGCTGTTCAGCGACATTATCCTTGAGCATCAGGGCACGATAGACAAATACGAAGGAGACGCGATCGTAGGATTTTTCGGAGCGCCGATTTCATTTGAAGACCACGCATGGCGGGCTTGTTATTCCGCAATAAGAATGAAACAGGCGGAAAAAATCTTTAATAAAGAAATGACCGAAGCGGGAATAATCTCTTCCGAAATAAATACCCGCATAGGAATAAACACGGGCGCAATGGTCGTAGGCAATATGGGAACGGACAAAAAAATGAACTATACGATGATGGGAAACGCCGTAAACCTTGCCGCGCGGCTTGAAGGCGTAAACAAAGTGTATCACACTTGGATTTTAGTTTCGGAATCGACTTGGGACGCCGCAAATTCCGGAGAAAATTCGGGCAAGATGATTGCGCGAAGGCTCGACAAGGTGCGCGTAATAGGAATAAATACGCCCGTTCAGCTCTACAACATAGTGGGCTTTACCGAAGAACTTTCTAAAGAAGAAATCGATTCCGTAGAAATTTTCCACAAGGGTTTGGATCTATATCTGGCAAAGGATTTTGCAAACGCAAAGAAATTTTTTGATGAAGCGGATACGATGTTTCCCCAAGACGAAGTTTCAAAAATCTTTTCCGAAAGATGCGAAGAAAAGATCAAAACCGGCGTTCCCGACAACTGGGACGGCGTTATGAGCATGACGAGCAAGTAA
- a CDS encoding FecR family protein — protein MLKANFNAVFAVVLGIFFAGTAFAADTKAVPAAGKNTEGKVISATGKVQVKDGAAWKSLAAGDSIKKGDVISTGFKSEANIKFGNSVFVVEPLSRITIEQLAEKDGNEASQMFLDTGSVRANVRAAENKRVGFSVRSPVATASVRGTEGRVVSDGTVYSTKSTWAVWPTPPSQQQSSVVADAPEGEGGGDVMSSVSITPSDGVKAVAVGEGTSAEVSSAGTVTPPSQVAAAAAVSVGGSTTSASSGETKATTSSAGSSVGAALASSPAAPTKGGLNITVSVRE, from the coding sequence ATGTTAAAAGCGAATTTTAATGCGGTTTTTGCCGTAGTTTTGGGAATATTTTTTGCGGGAACAGCCTTTGCGGCGGATACTAAAGCAGTTCCGGCCGCCGGCAAGAATACGGAAGGAAAAGTTATTTCCGCAACCGGCAAAGTTCAGGTAAAAGACGGCGCTGCTTGGAAATCTCTGGCGGCCGGAGATTCCATCAAAAAAGGCGACGTCATTTCTACGGGATTTAAATCCGAAGCGAATATAAAATTCGGAAATTCCGTTTTTGTAGTGGAGCCTCTTTCCCGCATAACGATCGAACAGCTTGCGGAAAAAGACGGAAACGAAGCATCTCAGATGTTCCTCGACACGGGAAGCGTCAGAGCGAACGTTAGGGCAGCTGAAAACAAGCGAGTGGGCTTTTCGGTACGCAGTCCCGTTGCAACGGCTTCCGTCCGCGGTACTGAAGGAAGAGTGGTTTCCGACGGAACGGTTTACAGCACTAAAAGCACTTGGGCTGTGTGGCCGACTCCTCCATCTCAGCAGCAGAGTTCCGTAGTTGCGGATGCGCCTGAAGGGGAAGGCGGCGGCGACGTTATGAGTTCCGTAAGCATAACTCCTTCGGACGGCGTAAAGGCCGTAGCCGTAGGCGAGGGAACCAGCGCCGAAGTTTCTTCTGCGGGAACAGTCACTCCTCCGTCGCAGGTCGCCGCCGCGGCCGCCGTGTCGGTGGGCGGGTCCACAACGTCCGCGTCGTCAGGAGAAACAAAGGCTACAACTTCTTCTGCCGGTTCTTCAGTAGGCGCCGCTTTGGCTTCTTCGCCCGCCGCTCCCACTAAGGGAGGTTTAAACATCACAGTCTCCGTTAGGGAATAA
- the rpmG gene encoding 50S ribosomal protein L33: MASKKKGAVEIIGLQCTDCKRINYTTTKNRKNLQGKLELMKYCPSTRKHTLHKEVKIR; encoded by the coding sequence ATGGCTAGCAAAAAGAAAGGTGCCGTAGAGATCATAGGATTGCAGTGCACCGATTGCAAAAGGATCAATTATACAACAACAAAAAACCGTAAAAACTTGCAGGGTAAACTTGAATTGATGAAATACTGTCCTTCGACGCGTAAACACACCTTGCACAAAGAAGTTAAAATACGATAG
- the secE gene encoding preprotein translocase subunit SecE, translating into MAAKVGGFLRECVAELKKVVWPSRDDVTASVKVVIISTIIIAVLLGVLDAGFTAAFRAVMR; encoded by the coding sequence ATGGCAGCAAAGGTAGGCGGTTTTTTACGTGAGTGCGTCGCGGAGCTTAAAAAAGTTGTGTGGCCCAGCCGTGATGATGTTACCGCTTCTGTAAAGGTTGTGATCATCTCTACGATTATTATTGCAGTATTATTGGGCGTGCTTGATGCCGGGTTTACGGCCGCATTCCGCGCTGTGATGAGATAG
- the nusG gene encoding transcription termination/antitermination protein NusG produces MSKQWYILHTYTGYEGKIERTLRSMLEAKEIDPAVLTNVKVPVEEIVEIKDGKKRSRSNKFLPGYIMLEMDLPDLGWKNICSKIRRVQGVTGFVGTPPDVRPRPISGDEAKNLLQKAGEIKGEKPVHVKQSFAVGDQVKITDGPFATFTGTIEEVNSEKDRLRVMVQIFGRATPVEVSLLQAEKV; encoded by the coding sequence ATGTCTAAACAGTGGTATATACTTCATACGTATACCGGCTATGAGGGAAAAATAGAACGCACGCTCAGATCCATGCTCGAAGCAAAAGAGATAGATCCTGCAGTTCTTACAAATGTAAAAGTTCCCGTTGAAGAGATCGTCGAAATAAAAGACGGTAAAAAACGTTCCCGCAGTAATAAATTTTTACCCGGCTACATAATGCTGGAAATGGATTTGCCCGATCTCGGCTGGAAAAACATATGTTCCAAAATCCGCCGCGTTCAGGGAGTGACCGGCTTTGTCGGGACGCCCCCAGATGTGCGTCCCAGACCTATTTCAGGGGACGAGGCAAAAAATCTGCTTCAAAAAGCCGGCGAAATCAAAGGTGAAAAACCCGTTCACGTTAAGCAGAGCTTTGCCGTGGGCGACCAAGTGAAAATTACGGACGGACCTTTTGCCACCTTTACCGGTACGATTGAAGAAGTAAATTCCGAAAAAGACCGCCTTCGCGTCATGGTGCAGATCTTCGGGCGCGCTACGCCGGTTGAAGTGAGTCTTTTGCAGGCGGAAAAAGTTTGA
- the rplK gene encoding 50S ribosomal protein L11, producing MAVKKVTAVIKLQCPAGSATPAPPIGPALGPHGVNAPKFVQEFNDRTKSMEKGLVIPVVITVYQDKSFTFILKTPPAAVLIKRALKLEKASGNPLRDKVGTLSKKDLEEIAKTKMPDINANDIEAAKKIIAGTARSMGVEVEH from the coding sequence ATGGCTGTAAAAAAGGTGACGGCTGTCATTAAACTGCAGTGTCCTGCAGGTTCTGCGACGCCCGCTCCGCCGATCGGTCCCGCTTTGGGCCCTCACGGTGTGAACGCGCCTAAATTCGTACAGGAATTTAATGACAGAACCAAGTCCATGGAAAAAGGGCTTGTGATTCCCGTCGTTATCACCGTCTATCAAGACAAGTCTTTTACGTTTATTTTGAAAACTCCGCCGGCGGCGGTTTTGATCAAAAGAGCGTTAAAACTGGAAAAGGCTTCAGGTAATCCCCTTCGCGACAAAGTTGGAACTCTTTCTAAAAAAGATCTTGAAGAGATCGCAAAAACAAAGATGCCCGACATCAATGCGAACGATATCGAAGCGGCAAAAAAAATTATCGCCGGTACTGCCCGCAGTATGGGTGTAGAGGTGGAGCACTGA
- the rplA gene encoding 50S ribosomal protein L1: MKHGKKYRASLTKHDLTKKYPVSDACKIVGELRYAKFDETVEAHVSLRLGKGQTVRDTLVFPNQFKAEKKVLVFCKEDRAKEALDAGAAYAGAQEYIDKVKDGWLDFDVAVATPDMMKDVGRLGMVLGRKGLMPNPKTGTVTNDIVQAIGELKKGRTEYRADKGGVVHIAVGKSSMDTAKLAENITALLGEIWRKKPSDAKAGFIQSVSVSSTMSPGVWVDYKEGE, encoded by the coding sequence ATGAAACACGGAAAAAAATATCGCGCGTCACTTACAAAGCACGATCTTACAAAAAAATATCCGGTTTCCGATGCTTGTAAGATAGTCGGCGAGTTGAGATACGCAAAATTTGATGAAACGGTAGAGGCGCACGTTTCGCTTCGCTTGGGCAAAGGTCAGACAGTTCGGGATACGCTGGTTTTCCCCAATCAGTTTAAAGCCGAAAAAAAGGTTCTTGTGTTCTGCAAAGAAGACCGCGCCAAAGAAGCTTTGGACGCAGGAGCGGCCTACGCCGGAGCTCAGGAATATATCGATAAGGTTAAGGACGGCTGGCTCGATTTTGACGTTGCCGTAGCTACTCCCGACATGATGAAAGATGTGGGACGCTTGGGTATGGTTCTCGGACGCAAGGGGCTTATGCCTAATCCCAAGACCGGAACGGTAACGAACGACATCGTTCAGGCGATCGGCGAACTTAAAAAAGGCCGCACCGAATACCGTGCCGACAAGGGCGGCGTAGTTCACATTGCCGTAGGTAAGAGTTCTATGGACACGGCTAAGCTTGCGGAAAACATCACGGCGCTTTTAGGCGAAATCTGGCGCAAAAAGCCTTCTGACGCAAAGGCCGGTTTTATTCAGAGCGTTTCCGTAAGTTCGACTATGAGCCCCGGTGTATGGGTCGACTATAAGGAAGGAGAGTGA
- the rplJ gene encoding 50S ribosomal protein L10 — MAMRAKKVQPAKTEAIESAKKTFEGYNDFIFTDYRGLTVEQISALRGKLREKDSQFKVVKNNFAKIAFDSLKIENVSEFLKGPTAIAMAKEDSNDIAKVLFDFAKEVPALSVKAGYIGKEIYDVAKMEAYSKIPGKKELIAMLMSAINGPARKLAATLKAYAEKKEKDGGAAVEAAKSGAPEEASGAAPSEAAAPKAEPAENAAPAAEAPKAEGAAPAAETAAT; from the coding sequence ATGGCTATGAGGGCAAAGAAAGTTCAGCCTGCAAAGACTGAGGCGATCGAGTCTGCAAAAAAGACGTTTGAAGGCTATAATGATTTTATTTTTACGGATTATCGCGGTCTTACGGTTGAACAGATTTCAGCGTTGCGCGGTAAGCTCCGTGAAAAAGATTCTCAGTTCAAAGTCGTAAAAAATAATTTTGCAAAGATTGCGTTTGACAGTCTTAAAATTGAAAATGTTTCGGAATTCCTCAAAGGGCCTACGGCTATCGCCATGGCTAAAGAGGATTCAAACGATATCGCGAAAGTTTTGTTTGATTTTGCCAAAGAAGTGCCGGCCTTGAGCGTTAAGGCGGGGTATATCGGAAAAGAAATCTACGATGTGGCTAAAATGGAAGCCTATTCGAAGATTCCGGGCAAAAAAGAACTCATCGCAATGCTTATGTCTGCGATCAACGGGCCTGCGCGTAAATTGGCCGCCACATTGAAGGCGTATGCAGAAAAAAAAGAAAAGGACGGGGGAGCGGCTGTTGAAGCTGCAAAAAGCGGCGCGCCTGAAGAGGCTTCCGGTGCGGCTCCTTCCGAGGCGGCGGCTCCCAAGGCCGAGCCTGCAGAAAATGCAGCTCCTGCGGCCGAAGCTCCCAAAGCGGAAGGCGCAGCTCCTGCAGCGGAAACGGCCGCGACCTAA
- the rplL gene encoding 50S ribosomal protein L7/L12, translating to MAALTNDQILDAIANMTVLEASELVKAMEEKFGVTAAVAVAAAPAGGAAAAGGGEEQTEFTVTLDSFDAAKKIPVIKIVREITGLGLGEAKALVEGAPKTVKEGVSKADADEMIKKITEAGGKASKK from the coding sequence ATGGCAGCATTAACAAACGATCAAATTCTTGACGCGATCGCAAACATGACGGTTTTGGAGGCTTCGGAGCTTGTAAAGGCTATGGAAGAGAAATTTGGCGTAACGGCGGCGGTTGCCGTTGCTGCGGCTCCTGCAGGCGGTGCGGCTGCTGCAGGCGGCGGAGAAGAGCAGACTGAGTTCACTGTAACTCTCGATTCTTTTGACGCTGCAAAGAAAATCCCCGTCATCAAGATTGTGCGTGAAATTACGGGGCTCGGACTTGGAGAAGCAAAGGCGCTCGTTGAAGGCGCTCCGAAGACCGTTAAGGAAGGCGTAAGCAAAGCCGACGCCGACGAGATGATCAAAAAGATCACCGAAGCCGGAGGCAAGGCAAGCAAAAAATAA
- the rpoB gene encoding DNA-directed RNA polymerase subunit beta: MFAKSRTINRQYIGKNIQKFMDVPNLIDIQLSSYESFLQKNKVEKKEPLDEQGLQEVFSSTFPIESPNGDMALEYEFYDLDMHNIKFSEFECKQKGLTYAVPLKARINLNFLQTGAILQKDIYMGDIPLMTDRGTFIINGAERVVVSQIHRSPGVIFSHDKGVYGSRIIPYRGSWLEFEIDQKKELIFAKIDRKKKILGTIFLRALGYNTREEIIRCFYEVENVKIKDTREDRDALVDKVLAEPVVVKDKDSGEEKKLYRAGVRLYLHDIDELIAHGVKSISVIKFDTRKNPGDKNNKEKNLSLNSQIIINCFEREDIRFAKEGSENEEPTKEDALSAVYSVLMPSEPITVDAAEKDLNSMFFSLRRYDLGRVGRYKLNKKFDYKENVEEHTLVKQDIVATMKFLLNVYIGEEQIDDIDHLGNRRIRSVGELMTNQLKTAFSRMERIAKERMSLKETETMKPQDLISIKPIVASIKEFFGSSQLSQFMDQVNPLAELTHKRRLNALGPGGLSRDRAGFEVRDVHYSHYGRMCPIETPEGPNIGLIVSLAIYTHINEYGFLEAPYRKIENGKATKDYEYLSAMDEDKYYIGQVSENLKADGSFSTELISCRHRGNYTQRSPRDVQYMDVSPRQVISVSAALIPFLEHDDANRALMGCNMQRQAVPLLFPEPPYVGTGMEQKCAYDSGVLVTAKRAGEVVWVSSDCIKVKPDGGSEKELDEYTLLKYQRTNQDTCNHQRPTVDVGEKVKAGDILADGPATFNGELALGRNLLVGFVPWNGYNYEDAVLISQRVVKEDMYTSIHIKEFSTEIRETKLGPEKIIRDIPNTAEKTLDNLDSEGIIRVGAKVRSGDILVGKVTPKSETETTPEFKLLNSIFGEKAKEVRDSSLRVPHGVEGVVIDVQRLRRTEGDDLSPGVDEVVKVLIANKRKLREGDKMAGRHGNKGVVSRILPVEDMPYLEDGTPLDVCLNPLGVPSRMNIGQIMESELGIAGKYLNQFYELPVFQSPSQEMIAKKLEEAGLSKDCKQIVRDGRTGEPFVNPIFVGVIYYLKLHHLVDDKMHARSTGPYSLVTQQPLGGKAQFGGQRLGEMEVWALEAYGAANTLQEMMTIKSDDMNGRSKIYESIVKGDPSTPAGVPESFNVLVQEMRGLALDFTIYDAKGKQIALTERDQELIDKAASGFDKETTNA; the protein is encoded by the coding sequence ATGTTCGCAAAAAGCCGGACGATTAACCGTCAGTACATTGGAAAAAACATCCAAAAATTTATGGATGTTCCCAACCTAATCGACATTCAGTTGTCATCTTATGAGAGTTTCCTGCAGAAAAATAAAGTTGAAAAAAAAGAGCCGCTTGACGAACAGGGGCTGCAGGAAGTTTTTTCATCTACCTTTCCTATTGAAAGCCCTAACGGGGACATGGCTCTCGAATATGAATTTTACGATCTTGATATGCATAATATCAAATTTTCGGAATTTGAATGCAAGCAAAAGGGTCTGACATACGCGGTTCCTTTAAAAGCCAGGATAAATTTAAATTTTTTGCAGACCGGCGCGATTTTGCAAAAAGATATATACATGGGCGACATTCCGCTCATGACTGACCGCGGAACGTTTATCATAAACGGCGCCGAGCGTGTAGTAGTTTCTCAAATTCACCGCTCTCCCGGCGTTATATTCAGCCACGACAAGGGCGTTTACGGCAGCCGCATTATTCCCTACCGCGGTTCATGGCTTGAATTTGAAATAGACCAAAAAAAAGAACTGATTTTTGCTAAGATCGACCGCAAAAAGAAAATTCTCGGAACGATTTTTTTGCGGGCTCTAGGTTACAATACCCGCGAAGAGATCATTCGTTGTTTTTACGAAGTGGAAAATGTCAAAATTAAAGACACCCGTGAAGACAGAGACGCTCTTGTAGATAAGGTTCTGGCCGAGCCTGTAGTAGTAAAAGACAAGGATTCGGGCGAAGAAAAAAAACTTTACCGAGCGGGCGTTCGCCTCTATCTTCATGACATAGACGAGCTTATCGCTCACGGAGTTAAGTCGATTTCGGTAATTAAATTCGATACCAGAAAAAATCCCGGCGATAAAAACAATAAAGAAAAAAATCTGTCGCTCAATTCCCAGATAATCATAAACTGTTTTGAACGCGAAGACATACGTTTTGCCAAAGAAGGCTCCGAAAACGAAGAACCTACCAAGGAAGACGCGCTTTCGGCCGTTTATTCGGTTCTTATGCCGAGCGAACCTATTACCGTTGACGCGGCGGAAAAAGATTTGAATTCCATGTTCTTTTCTTTGCGCCGTTACGATTTGGGGCGCGTAGGCCGCTATAAACTGAATAAGAAATTCGATTACAAGGAAAACGTTGAAGAACATACGCTCGTTAAACAAGACATCGTTGCGACGATGAAATTTCTTTTGAACGTCTACATAGGCGAAGAGCAGATCGACGACATAGACCATTTGGGAAACCGCCGTATCCGTTCCGTAGGCGAGCTTATGACAAATCAGCTTAAGACCGCATTCAGCCGCATGGAGCGCATAGCGAAGGAGCGCATGAGCCTTAAAGAAACCGAAACCATGAAGCCGCAGGATCTTATTTCCATTAAACCGATCGTTGCGTCCATTAAAGAATTCTTCGGTTCGAGCCAGTTGTCGCAGTTTATGGATCAGGTAAATCCTCTTGCGGAACTTACGCATAAAAGGCGTTTAAATGCTTTAGGACCGGGAGGACTTTCACGAGATCGTGCCGGCTTTGAAGTTCGCGACGTACACTATTCGCATTACGGGCGTATGTGCCCTATAGAAACTCCCGAAGGTCCGAATATCGGTCTGATTGTTTCGCTGGCTATTTATACTCACATAAACGAATACGGATTCCTTGAAGCTCCGTACCGGAAGATAGAAAACGGAAAGGCTACTAAGGACTATGAATATCTGTCGGCTATGGACGAAGACAAGTATTACATAGGACAGGTGAGTGAAAATCTTAAGGCCGACGGATCCTTCAGCACGGAACTTATTTCCTGCCGGCACCGCGGCAACTATACTCAGCGTTCGCCGAGAGACGTTCAGTATATGGACGTTTCCCCGCGTCAGGTCATTTCCGTTTCGGCCGCGCTTATTCCGTTTCTTGAGCACGACGACGCAAACCGCGCCTTGATGGGCTGTAATATGCAGCGTCAGGCAGTTCCTCTTTTGTTCCCCGAACCTCCGTACGTAGGAACGGGTATGGAACAAAAATGCGCTTACGATTCGGGAGTTCTGGTTACTGCAAAGAGAGCCGGAGAAGTCGTGTGGGTTTCAAGCGATTGCATTAAGGTTAAACCCGACGGAGGTTCCGAAAAAGAGCTTGACGAATACACTCTTTTAAAATATCAGCGCACTAATCAGGATACGTGCAATCATCAAAGACCGACGGTCGACGTAGGTGAAAAAGTGAAAGCCGGCGACATTCTTGCCGACGGACCTGCAACCTTTAACGGCGAGCTCGCTTTAGGGCGAAACCTCCTGGTCGGCTTTGTGCCGTGGAACGGTTATAACTATGAAGACGCGGTTCTGATTTCTCAGCGTGTCGTAAAAGAAGACATGTACACTTCCATTCATATAAAAGAGTTTTCAACGGAGATACGCGAGACAAAACTCGGTCCTGAAAAAATCATCCGCGACATTCCGAATACTGCCGAAAAGACGCTCGACAACTTGGACAGCGAAGGTATTATCCGTGTGGGAGCGAAGGTTCGCTCGGGAGATATTCTCGTAGGAAAGGTAACTCCTAAAAGCGAAACGGAAACCACTCCCGAATTCAAATTGCTCAATTCTATTTTCGGCGAAAAGGCAAAAGAAGTTCGCGATTCGTCGCTCCGCGTTCCCCACGGTGTGGAAGGGGTCGTCATAGACGTTCAGCGTTTGCGCCGTACCGAAGGGGATGATTTAAGTCCCGGCGTTGATGAAGTTGTAAAAGTTCTTATCGCGAACAAGCGCAAACTCCGCGAAGGCGATAAGATGGCCGGCCGCCACGGAAACAAGGGCGTCGTTTCAAGAATACTTCCGGTTGAAGATATGCCGTATTTGGAAGACGGAACACCTCTTGACGTGTGCTTGAATCCTCTCGGCGTTCCTTCCCGTATGAACATAGGCCAGATTATGGAATCGGAACTCGGCATTGCCGGAAAGTATTTGAATCAGTTCTACGAATTGCCGGTATTCCAGTCGCCGTCGCAGGAAATGATTGCGAAAAAACTTGAAGAAGCGGGGCTTTCAAAGGATTGTAAACAAATCGTTCGCGACGGGCGCACGGGAGAACCGTTTGTAAATCCTATTTTTGTAGGCGTCATATATTATCTTAAACTGCACCACCTTGTAGACGACAAGATGCATGCGCGCTCTACCGGACCGTATTCTCTTGTTACGCAACAGCCTCTCGGCGGAAAGGCGCAGTTCGGCGGACAGCGCCTTGGTGAAATGGAAGTATGGGCTCTTGAAGCTTACGGCGCCGCCAACACTCTGCAGGAAATGATGACGATCAAATCCGACGACATGAACGGACGATCGAAAATTTACGAGTCGATCGTAAAGGGCGACCCGTCCACTCCTGCCGGCGTTCCGGAATCTTTTAATGTTTTGGTTCAGGAAATGCGCGGTTTGGCGCTGGATTTCACTATTTACGACGCCAAAGGTAAACAGATCGCTCTTACGGAGCGGGATCAGGAGCTGATCGACAAAGCGGCTTCCGGTTTTGACAAGGAGACTACCAATGCGTGA